A stretch of the Alnus glutinosa chromosome 6, dhAlnGlut1.1, whole genome shotgun sequence genome encodes the following:
- the LOC133871110 gene encoding transcription factor WER-like: MGRSPRCSKDGLNKGAWTALEDKMLMDYVESHGKGKWSNLAKETGLKRCGKSCRLRWMNYLRPDIKRGNIAEDEEELIIRLHKLLGNRWSLIAGRLPGRTDNEIKNYWNSYLAKKSKDQFPLAMPTAEKKPMNIGLHGDSKVAVEPSTSGNKLVKINKSSPSESSARSPLSTAMEEKTADFMLDLNSEDLCRMLDSDFAKLSHVDHEINELNLPLLPSEGIENNHFGNDLCGQANNMASDFRSLFLKSDDGWLGDTINILFSD; encoded by the exons ATGGGCAGAAGTCCTCGTTGTTCAAAGGATGGATTAAACAAAGGAGCATGGACTGCACTTGAAGACAAAATGCTCATGGATTATGTCGAGAGCCACGGCAAAGGGAAATGGAGTAATCTTGCCAAAGAAACAG GGCTCAAGAGATGTGGCAAGAGCTGCAGGCTTCGTTGGATGAATTACCTGAGACCAGATATAAAGAGGGGGAACATTGCTGAAGACGAAGAAGAATTAATCATCAGGCTACACAAGCTCTTGGGCAACAG ATGGTCTCTAATAGCAGGGAGACTTCCAGGAAGAACAGACAATGAAATTAAGAATTACTGGAACTCCTATTTAGCCAAGAAGTCAAAGGATCAGTTCCCATTAGCCATGCCTACAGCTGAAAAAAAGCCAATGAATATTGGACTTCATGGTGACAGCAAGGTGGCAGTGGAACCATCGACGTCGGGCAATAAGTTGGTTAAGATTAACAAGTCCTCACCATCAGAATCAAGTGCCAGGTCACCGCTATCGACGGCCATGGAAGAGAAAACGGCGGACTTTATGTTGGACTTGAACTCAGAGGATTTATGCAGAATGCTTGACTCCGATTTTGCAAAACTTAGTCATGTTGATCATGAAATAAACGAGTTGAATCTGCCTCTTCTACCGTCGGAGGGAATCGAAAACAATCACTTCGGCAATGACTTATGCGGTCAAGCTAATAACATGGCTTCGGATTTTCGATCATTGTTTCTAAAATCAGATGATGGTTGGTTAGGAGATACTATAAATATTCTGTTCTCGGACTGA
- the LOC133871479 gene encoding uncharacterized protein LOC133871479 — protein MDRSWITKTRGTREYNNRCNAFVAFAVRNCKTPDGKIRCPCKVCRNNRRHSPDIVLEHLTAGRGIMVSYRNWFLHDVASANSVEQGGDMQTMLRDAFGMHEVREPDREPQCVDQVGVENVTEEPAESGAQKYYDLLKKAEKPLHGGTKHSKLSATVHLYNLKCMGRLSNNIFSEFLQVINQLLPACDDALPANTYEAKKYLSDMGLGYEKIPACRNDCMLFWKANQELESCTVCGESRWKDEIYLDEDGQPTSSRKKRLVKVLRWFPLIPCLQRLFMSEHTAPHMRWHEEDHTKDDVLRHPADGEAWKSFDLLHPEFSADSRNVRLGLTSDGFNPFGNMSTSHSTWPVMLLPYNLPPWMCMKQTSFILSLIIPGPSSPGMDIYVYLQPLIEELQKFWNVGVRTYDASNKQNFQMRAQLMWTINDFPAYADLSGWPNRGEKACPVCMHSTWSRRLKHGKKFCYMGHRRYLPMDHLWRRNKRAFDGNQEQESAPHVQSGDDILRQLEGMVFGDERAGKKREKKWKKRRAAEDATENVIWKKKSEDGQTYLPAACHTMSNEDKINFLKVIKNVKVPDEYASNVSRCVRLKERTISGLKSHDNHVIMQVLLPIALRRSLPDNVVRPLVELSAFFRDLCSTNLTQEDMDRLEGSVCATLCKMEQVDQLDSQRWEEMGEKLVMHCRGSKEIASRFNRYVVNGKMFRTVAHDVGKRTQNSGVCVPTVDGLTYYGKLTDIIEVEYYDRTKYVMFKCDWADTTRDRGYKVDEYGMELVSFNRLVHRGDLVTDDPYVLTSQVDQVFYVGDERNPGWACVVRTKPRNVYDVGQSEGSHDSLDTYACEPLLLTRNSNQDPSDEFDHVRTDLEPILAYVIQ, from the exons ATGGACAGATCTTGGATTACGAAGACTCGAGGTACGAGGGAATACAATAATAGGTGTAATGCATTTGTGGCATTTGCAGTTCGTAACTGCAAAACACCTGATGGTAAAATCCGTTGCCCTTGTAAGGTCTGTCGGAATAACCGTCGCCACTCACCCGATATCGTCCTTGAGCACCTGACGGCGGGTAGAGGAATCATGGTCAGTTACAGAAATTGGTTCTTGCACG ATGTTGCCAGTGCCAACAGTGTAGAACAAGGTGGCGACATGCAAACAATGTTGCGTGATGCATTTGGCATGCATGAGGTCAGGGAGCCCGATCGTGAGCCACAGTGTGTTGATCAGGTGGGTGTGGAAAATGTTACAGAAGAACCAGCTGAAAGTGGCGCTCAGAAGTACTATGACCTGCTAAAGAAGGCGGAGAAGCCACTTCATGGGGGTACTAAACATAGCAAACTGAGTGCTACAGTACacttgtacaacttgaagtgcatgGGCAGActgagcaacaatattttctcagAATTCCTTCAGGTCATCAATCAGTTGCTGCCTGCATGTGATGACGCTTTGCCAGCTAATACGTACGAGGCAAAAAAATATCTCAGTGACATGGggctcgggtatgagaagatccCTGCGTGCCGTAACGATTGTATGTTATTTTGGAAGGCTAACCAGGAACTAGAGTCATGCACCGTTTGTGGAGAATCTAGGTGGAAGGATGAAATTTATTTGGACGAGGATGGTCAACCCACATCGTCGAGAAAGAAACGTCTGGTGAAAGTGttgcggtggtttccactcattcCATGCCTACAGAGGCTTTTTATGTCGGAACATACTGcaccccatatgagatggcatgagGAAGACCATACAAAGGACGACGTGTTGAGGCATCCAGCCGATGGCGAGGCATGGAAGTCGTTCGACCTCCTACATCCAGAATTTTCAGCCGACAGTAGGAACGTTAGGCTTGGTCTGACCTCGGACGGCTTTAATCCGTTCGGGAACATGAGCACCTCTCACAGTACTTGGCCAGTCATGCTTCTTCcatacaatttgcctccttggatgtgcatgaaacaaacgtCATTCATACTATCGCTGATTATTCCAGGACCAAGTTCACCTGGCATGGATATATATGTGTACCTCCAGCCATTGATTGAGGAGCTACAGAAATTTTGGAACGTAGGGGTGCGCACATATGATGCCTCAAATAAACAGAATTTTCAGATGCGGGcgcagttgatgtggacgattAATGATTTCCCAGCGTATGCAGATCTGTCCGGGTGGCCCAACAGGGGTGAGAAGGCATGCCCTGTCTGTATGCATTCAACATGGTCTAGACGGTTAAAACACGggaaaaaattttgttatatgggACACAGAAGATACTTGCCAATGGATCATCTTTGGAGACGGAACAAGAGGGCATTTGACGGCAACCAAGAACAAGAAAGTGCACCCCACGTGCAAAGTGGTGATGACATCCTGAGACAGTTGGAGGGGATGGTATTTGGAGATGAAAGAGCGggcaagaaaagagagaagaagtggAAGAAGAGACGAGCAGCAGAAGATGCAACTGAGAATGtcatttggaaaaagaaaa GTGAGGATGGTCAAACCTATTTGCCTGCAGCTTGTCACACAATGTCCAacgaagataaaataaattttctgaAGGTGATAAAAAATGTAAAGGTACCTGACGAATATGCATCAAATGTTTCTCGATGTGTACGCCTCAAGGAACGTACGATATCGGGCCTGAAGAGCCATGACAACCACGTAATAATGCAAGTGCTTCTCCCTATTGCATTGCGCCGCTCACTGCCAGATAatgtggttagacctcttgttgaGCTGTCCGCATTTTTCAGGGACCTCTGCTCAACAAACTTAACCCAAGAGGACATGGATCGGTTAGAGGGTAGCGTCTGTGCCACTTTGTGCAAGATGGAACAA GTCGATCAATTGGACTCTCAACGTTGGGAGGAGATGGGAGAGAAGCTGGTTATGCATTGTAGGGGCTCGAAGGAGATAGCCAGTAGGTTCAACAGATACGTGGTTAACGGCAAAATGTTTCGCACTGTTGCACATGATGTGGGGAAGAGAACACAGAACAGCGGCGTGTGCGTGCCTACCGTTGATGGCTTGACATACTACGGGAAGTTAACAGATATAATTGAGGTCGAGTATTACGACAGGACTAAGTACGTCATgttcaagtgtgattgggcgGACACCACGAGAGACAGGGGATATAAGGTGGATGAGTACGGTATGGAACTTGTCAGCTTCAATCGCCTTGTTCACAGGGGAGACCTGGTGACTGATGACCCATATGTACTAACTTCACAAGTTGAccaagtattttatgttggagATGAGAGAAACCCAGGTTGGGCTTGTGTTGTGCGGACTAAACCCAGGAACGTCTACGACGTTGGTCAGAGTGAAGGGTCTCATGATTCACTAGACACCTACGCGTGCGAGCCGTTGCTATTAACCAGAAATAGCAATCAAGATCCAAGTGATGAATTTGACCACGTCCGAACGGACTTAGAGCCAATCTTAGCGTATGTTATTCAATAA